Proteins from a genomic interval of Helicoverpa zea isolate HzStark_Cry1AcR chromosome 13, ilHelZeax1.1, whole genome shotgun sequence:
- the LOC124635516 gene encoding uncharacterized protein LOC124635516, protein MVRTRNKLSEEEKKKKRREQKKLSMRRAREKMKKDPVALEEKRKKDREYYYRKKSQGEIKTINDLSERQQRQLRNKWRKDAKLRRDRLKLQRETARFTDETPPTSSANSLTSKSTSRAAAGRAVAAKNKRRLKLENLMLKSKLKIVENKLSKYKMRLSRLQNKKKNKERKNKTKVVKEDLSDAVQRFLLSDESSRTTAGKKETITRFKQKKQIRFLNDSLLNLHKKFVTQMNLHTSYKTFCRYRPFWVLNPKVTARETCLCATHTNMELIIKSLKNARMINENSAMAVCKSICCEDMKENCLERKCLICRHKKITFNQFTPTDTIKYERWVTKKVMQTIKGHEKLCQKTIKETVNTSKRQLMNHLLDNIERFMKHTCNMLHQFRVIKNIKINMSACEGLLHIDFSENYNCKYSSEIQSAHFGGSKDQISLHTGVFYYADENTEEKRIVTKSFCTVSEYLNHSPTYICAHLKPIIAMIKTLVPNLKRLHVLSDGPSTQYKNKTMFHLIAAYLAEETQANNIMWHFSESGHGKGAPDGVGGCLKRTADKHVAKGNDISNIDEFIKCVHESCKGIEVIKIDDTTAKEIEVKIKNCTIRPFRGTMQVHQVTWDKIDPKMLQFRRLSCITCNPGASCSHYDLGCISLDLPPQNLHIEIPALASSRSTPVQSCPSPFSNLHSPLMSPNWTPIVQQLCLSIDGKKNCSSIVDETESNDPEKSTSSKILRGLKSRKRIRFADVYSDSSCSPPVSRPETPAEVHQKRSQRFWSSSEEDDIFF, encoded by the coding sequence ATGGTTAGAACTAGAAATAAATTGagtgaagaagaaaagaaaaagaaacgaCGCGAGCAAAAGAAGTTAAGTATGAGGAGAGCAAgagaaaaaatgaagaaagaccCAGTAGCGTTAGAAGAAAAGCGGAAGAAAGATAGAGAGTACTACTATAGGAAAAAATCGCAAGGGGAAATTAAGACAATAAATGATTTATCAGAGAGACAGCAGAGACAATTAAGAAACAAATGGAGAAAGGATGCAAAATTACGTAGAGACAGACTGAAGTTACAAAGAGAAACGGCACGATTCACAGATGAAACCCCTCCAACAAGTTCAGCTAATTCATTGACATCAAAATCAACTTCCCGGGCTGCAGCAGGCCGGGCTGTAGCTGCGAAAAATAAACGTCGACTTAAATTAGAAAATCTCATGCTAAAATCTAAACTGAAGATTGTAGAAAACAAGCTGTCTAAGTACAAAATGCGCTTAAGTAGATTACAGAACaagaagaaaaacaaagaaagaaaaaataaaacgaaggTAGTGAAAGAAGATTTGAGTGACGCAGTTCAAAGATTTTTACTGAGTGACGAATCAAGTCGTACCACAGCTGGAAAAAAAGAAACTATTACCAGATTTAAACAGAAGAAACAGATCCGGTTCCTCAATGATTCTCTTCTCAATCTGCACAAAAAATTTGTGACTCAGATGAATTTACATACGTCGTATAAAACTTTTTGCCGATATAGGCCGTTTTGGGTCTTGAATCCAAAAGTTACAGCACGTGAGACTTGTTTGTGTGCAACACATACCAACATGGAGTtgataataaaatcattaaaaaatgcCCGTATGATCAATGAAAACTCTGCAATGGCAGTGTGTAAATCCATTTGTTGTGAAGACATGAAAGAAAACTGTCTGGAACGAAAATGTTTGATATGTAGACACAAAAAGATAACATTCAATCAATTTACACCAACagatacaataaaatatgagAGATGGGTCACAAAAAAAGTTATGCAAACGATTAAAGGTCACGAAAAACTTTGCCAGAAGACTATCAAAGAAACAGTGAATACGTCCAAAAGACAACTGATGAACCACTTGTTGGACAATATAGAACGTTTCATGAAGCATACTTGCAATATGTTACATCAGTTTCGtgtcatcaaaaatattaaaataaatatgtcagcATGCGAAGGCTTGTTGCATATTGACTTCTCGGAAAATTACAATTGCAAGTATTCTTCAGAAATACAATCGGCCCATTTTGGTGGATCTAAAGACCAGATTTCATTACACACTGGAGTATTCTATTATGCTGACGAAAATACTGAGGAGAAACGCATCGTTACAAAGTCTTTTTGTACGGTTAGCGAATATTTGAATCATAGCCCTACATATATTTGTGCTCACTTAAAACCAATTATTGCAATGATAAAAACATTAGTGCCTAATTTAAAACGTCTCCACGTTTTAAGTGATGGTCCCTCGACgcaatacaaaaataagacCATGTTTCATTTGATTGCTGCTTACTTGGCTGAAGAAACACAggcaaataatataatgtgGCACTTTAGCGAGAGTGGGCATGGTAAAGGGGCCCCTGATGGTGTAGGAGGGTGCCTCAAGCGAACGGCTGATAAGCACGTAGCTAAAGGAAATGATATAAGCAATATCGatgaatttattaaatgtgTACATGAGAGCTGCAAAGGAATTGAAGTTATAAAGATCGATGATACTACGGCCAAAGAAATTGAggtcaaaattaaaaactgcacTATCCGGCCTTTCCGTGGCACTATGCAAGTGCATCAAGTAACATGGGACAAAATTGATCCCAAAATGCTCCAGTTTCGAAGGCTGAGCTGTATTACTTGCAATCCTGGTGCGTCGTGTTCTCATTATGATCTAGGTTGTATAAGTCTTGACTTACCACCACAAAACTTACACATTGAGATACCTGCTCTTGCCAGTTCGCGCTCTACGCCAGTTCAGAGTTGTCCTAGCCCCTTTTCAAATCTACATAGCCCACTGATGAGTCCAAACTGGACTCCTATAGTTCAACAGTTGTGCCTTTCAATCGacggaaaaaaaaactgtagctCAATAGTTGATGAGACTGAAAGCAATGATCCTGAAAAATCAACTTCTTCAAAGATCCTGCGTGGACTAAAAAGTCGAAAACGCATTCGGTTTGCCGATGTTTACTCTGACAGTTCGTGCTCACCACCTGTTTCAAGACCTGAAACACCAGCAGAAGTACACCAGAAGCGTTCTCAACGTTTTTGGTCATCATCAGAGGAGGATGATATATTCTTTTAG